CTTTCACTGCAACACCCGGGTCCACATCATGAATACCCTGTGCAATCGCATCCGCCATCATACGCGTATTATTCGACATAGAATCGTAGAAAATGGTGATACGATCTTCTTGATAGTCACCCGCCCACTCCAGGTACTGATCAATGATTTGCACCGGGTTATCACGCCAAACAGTGCCGTGAGACGTCGCAATCATATCGACAGGAAGGTTGAAGCTCAGAACCTCTTTAATTTTCGCAGTCACTAGGCTACTGAATGGTGTCAGGATGTTTGAGTAGTAACGTAAGCATTGTTCCATTAACTCGTTTTGGTCCACTTCATCGTTAAATAAACGTTCATCGCAGTAATGCTGACCAAATGCGTCATTACTAAATAACACGGCATCACCTGTCAGATAAGTCATCATACTGTCTGGCCAGTGAAGCATTGGCGCTTCCACAAAGACCAGTTGCTTGCCGTTACCAATATCAATCTTGTCACCTGTTTTTACCGTGTTGAAATTCCATTCCGGATGATGGTGGTGACCAACAATCGAATCGATTGCCGCTTCAGTACAATAGATTGGGGTATTTGGGATTTTCGCCATTAACGCTGACAACGCCCCAGAATGGTCTTCTTCTGCGTGGTTAATCACAATGAAATCTATCGACTTAAGGTCGATTTCCATTTCTAGGTTTTGAATAAATTGCTGATTGAACCGATGATCCACAGTATCGATCAATACGGTTTTCTCTTCGCGGATAAGGTAACTATTGTAACTGGTGCCTTTTGTTATTTTGTATTCGGTACCGTGAAAGTCCTGAACTTCCCAATCACGTTGACCAACCCAATGAATGTTATTTTTTACATGTATCGTCATTCTTTCTTACCTCAAATTAAATGTGATGTTTGTCTTCAAAGAGCATGAGGCGTGCCAACATTATTTATTGCTTAAATAACAGTTAGATAGGGCTTTTTTCTACCTATGATTATCATTTTGATACTGCTTTTGTTTTTGTCATTCTGACAAATAAATTATCATTATGGTAAATTGGAGTTTTACTTAGATAGTTGTTATGGGGTGCAATGAGTGATGGTTATGGACCAGGTAGGAAAAGAGTGGGTTCAGGTAGCTCTGGATATTACTTCCGGTATTTCTCATCAGGACAGATTTGATCGGTTGCTTTCTACGATTAGGAATACATTGAGATGCGACGCTTCTGCTTTGCTGCTCTTTCGCGATCAACAGTTTGTACCTTTGGCGATAAACGGATTGAGTGTTGATGTACTTGGGCGTCGCTTTAACATCGAGCAACACCCAAGACTTGAAGCCATAGCACGGGCTGGTGATATAGTTCGTTTTCCTTCGGATAGCGACTTGCCTGACCCTTATGATGGCCTTATTCCTAATCATGCAGAAGAACTCAAAGTGCACTCCTGTATAGGTCTGCCGCTTTTATTTGATGATCGCCTACTCGGCGCAGTGACCATCGATGCATTTGATTCGACTCAATTTGATAATTTTGAAGATAATGATCTGCGTATTATCAGTGCATTGGCCGCCAGTAGCCTGAATACCGCACTGTTGATGGAGCAATTGGAAAGAACTTCAGGTGTGAATGTTAATCAGACGAGGCCGTCGGGAAAATTTATTCAGCTTGGAGAAATCATTGGCCAGTCTCCGGCCATGCTGGATTTAAAATCACAAATTGATGCCGTTGCCGATACCGATCTTTCCGTACTTATTATGGGAGAAACAGGTGTGGGAAAAGAACTTGTGGCCAACGCACTTCATGCTCAATCCAAACGTTCTGAGAATACACTCGTTTATCTGAATTGTGCTGCGCTTCCGGAGTCTGTTGCTGAAAGTGAATTATTCGGACATGTCAAAGGGGCCTTTACCGGAGCCATTAGTCATCGTAAAGGTAAGTTTGAGCTGGCAGATAAGGGAACGCTTTTTCTGGATGAAATTGGTGAACTGTCACTGCCGTTGCAAGCTAAATTGCTGAGGGCTCTCCAGTATGGCGATATACAACGAGTAGGTGATGATAAAAATATTAAGGTAAACGTGCGCATTATTGCTGCGACCAACCGAGTAATGCACGAAGAAGTAAAAAAAGGGAACTTCAGAGCCGACCTGTATCACCGTTTGAGTGTCTTCCCCATATTTGTTCCGCCATTAAGAGAACGAGATAAAGATATCACTCTGCTCGCTGGTTTTTTTGCCGAGAGATGCGCAC
This DNA window, taken from Vibrio nitrifigilis, encodes the following:
- the norV gene encoding anaerobic nitric oxide reductase flavorubredoxin gives rise to the protein MTIHVKNNIHWVGQRDWEVQDFHGTEYKITKGTSYNSYLIREEKTVLIDTVDHRFNQQFIQNLEMEIDLKSIDFIVINHAEEDHSGALSALMAKIPNTPIYCTEAAIDSIVGHHHHPEWNFNTVKTGDKIDIGNGKQLVFVEAPMLHWPDSMMTYLTGDAVLFSNDAFGQHYCDERLFNDEVDQNELMEQCLRYYSNILTPFSSLVTAKIKEVLSFNLPVDMIATSHGTVWRDNPVQIIDQYLEWAGDYQEDRITIFYDSMSNNTRMMADAIAQGIHDVDPGVAVKVFNVSKHDKNEILANVFRSKGILVGSSTMNNVMMPKIAGMLEEITGLRFKAKKAAAFGSYGWNGGAVDRIHARLTDAGFETAVSLKAKWRPDGKAMRECREHGQNIAKLWAKKTLLNSVVAPVVEQPQVFQPVEQVVPDAVVNDQPGTQSAQAHSADCQCMVCTVCNWVYDPAKGEPNQDIEPGTVWSDVPDYFLCPECHLGKDVFVEYKG
- the norR gene encoding nitric oxide reductase transcriptional regulator NorR produces the protein MDQVGKEWVQVALDITSGISHQDRFDRLLSTIRNTLRCDASALLLFRDQQFVPLAINGLSVDVLGRRFNIEQHPRLEAIARAGDIVRFPSDSDLPDPYDGLIPNHAEELKVHSCIGLPLLFDDRLLGAVTIDAFDSTQFDNFEDNDLRIISALAASSLNTALLMEQLERTSGVNVNQTRPSGKFIQLGEIIGQSPAMLDLKSQIDAVADTDLSVLIMGETGVGKELVANALHAQSKRSENTLVYLNCAALPESVAESELFGHVKGAFTGAISHRKGKFELADKGTLFLDEIGELSLPLQAKLLRALQYGDIQRVGDDKNIKVNVRIIAATNRVMHEEVKKGNFRADLYHRLSVFPIFVPPLRERDKDITLLAGFFAERCAHKFGVTNVSLSGATLSLLQTYTWPGNVRELEHAINRASVIAKSDSQSEQILLLPQYFYLSGEATSPQPIDYEPDTQTESGMTEYRELGLKEAVERFQTQFVQRAYLENDKNLSAAAKQLKVNSPNLHRLMKRLNLK